One stretch of Tepiditoga spiralis DNA includes these proteins:
- the rnr gene encoding ribonuclease R codes for MRSDKVNIEKKLLEIIKEEELIQKEIIKRFGKITNEEKKEVRKTLKDLYKKDVVYKDQKNRYHIKTEHKVVGTIEFTRRGTMAFVTGKSGEEVAITIENAGNAMHGDRVLIEKIGKWRDLDSGKVVKILKRGTKTLVGQVQKKKSTCFVIPIESKINSDFYIPKKYEKNVKNGQIVKIEVIKYKTKVKNPEAKVIEILGNENEPKIDLPIVLAKHDLPEPKKFKENVMNEARSIPNKIIKKDLKGRKDFRNDLIFTIDGDTAKDFDDAVGIKKLDNGNYELGVHIADVSNYVKENKPLDLEAYRRGTSVYLIDTVIPMLPHELSDWICSLVENEERLTMSLIMEINKNGDIVSSNIYNGVIKSKKRLTYKKVNLILNNEADEKLEKEIGWLRPQFELMKELMEILRENRKKRGSILDIESGEIYFEFDEKGFVKDIIPVERGISEVIIEEFMIKANEVIASYFFDKELPFIYRVHANPDPQLLIQLKNYLDIIGVKVDLPNKITSNVLQEILNNTKNHPLSKSIQKLLVRTMKRAIYSDENIGHFGLGSSAYTHFTSPIRRYPDLIVHRMLKKYIKNNYKLTKEDIEKYRKILPEIAEQSSKNERNANEAEWDLYDMKKAEYMQSHLSEEFEVFITGITKFGFFVEIPEKMINGLVHVSELKDDYYNYREKDNMLIGEKTKRILKVGDKLKVKAVKVNKLKAEIDFIPILEKKLNKPKKNRKNKKSKKRR; via the coding sequence ATGAGGAGTGATAAAGTGAATATAGAAAAAAAATTATTAGAAATTATAAAAGAAGAAGAATTAATTCAAAAAGAAATTATTAAAAGATTTGGAAAAATAACAAATGAAGAAAAAAAAGAAGTTAGAAAAACTTTAAAAGACCTTTATAAAAAAGATGTAGTTTATAAGGACCAAAAAAACAGATATCATATAAAAACAGAACATAAAGTAGTTGGAACAATTGAATTTACAAGAAGAGGAACAATGGCTTTTGTAACTGGAAAAAGTGGTGAAGAAGTAGCAATTACAATTGAGAATGCAGGGAATGCAATGCATGGTGATAGAGTATTAATTGAAAAAATAGGTAAATGGAGAGATTTAGATTCAGGAAAGGTAGTAAAGATTTTAAAAAGGGGAACAAAAACATTAGTTGGACAAGTTCAAAAGAAAAAATCAACATGTTTTGTAATACCTATTGAAAGTAAAATAAATTCAGACTTTTATATTCCAAAAAAATACGAAAAAAATGTAAAGAATGGACAAATAGTAAAAATTGAAGTTATAAAATATAAAACTAAGGTTAAAAATCCAGAAGCTAAAGTTATAGAAATATTGGGGAATGAAAATGAACCTAAAATAGATTTACCTATAGTATTGGCAAAACATGATTTACCAGAACCAAAAAAATTTAAAGAAAACGTAATGAATGAAGCACGTTCAATACCAAATAAAATAATTAAAAAAGATTTAAAAGGAAGAAAAGACTTTAGAAATGATCTTATATTTACAATAGATGGAGATACAGCAAAAGACTTTGATGATGCTGTTGGTATTAAGAAATTAGATAATGGAAATTATGAACTCGGCGTACATATAGCAGATGTTTCAAATTATGTAAAAGAAAACAAACCACTTGATTTAGAAGCTTATAGAAGAGGAACAAGCGTTTATTTGATAGATACAGTAATTCCAATGTTACCTCATGAATTATCTGATTGGATTTGTTCATTAGTTGAAAATGAAGAAAGATTAACAATGTCTTTGATAATGGAAATAAATAAAAATGGTGATATTGTAAGTTCAAATATATATAATGGAGTAATAAAAAGTAAAAAAAGATTGACATATAAAAAAGTTAATTTAATATTAAATAATGAAGCAGATGAAAAATTAGAAAAAGAAATAGGCTGGTTAAGACCTCAATTTGAATTAATGAAAGAATTGATGGAAATATTAAGAGAAAATAGGAAAAAAAGAGGATCTATTTTAGATATTGAAAGTGGGGAAATTTATTTTGAATTTGATGAAAAAGGTTTTGTAAAAGATATAATTCCTGTTGAAAGAGGGATATCTGAAGTTATAATAGAAGAATTCATGATAAAAGCAAATGAAGTAATAGCAAGTTATTTTTTTGATAAAGAATTACCTTTTATATATAGAGTTCATGCAAATCCAGATCCTCAACTATTAATACAGCTTAAAAATTATTTAGATATAATAGGTGTAAAAGTAGATTTACCTAATAAAATAACCTCTAATGTACTTCAAGAAATATTAAATAATACAAAAAATCATCCTTTATCTAAGAGTATACAAAAACTGTTAGTAAGAACTATGAAAAGAGCAATTTACTCTGATGAAAACATAGGGCATTTTGGGTTGGGATCTTCTGCTTATACTCATTTTACTTCACCAATAAGAAGATACCCAGATTTAATAGTACATAGGATGCTAAAAAAATATATTAAAAATAATTATAAACTTACAAAAGAAGATATTGAAAAGTATAGAAAAATTCTTCCTGAAATTGCAGAGCAATCATCTAAAAATGAGAGAAATGCAAATGAAGCTGAATGGGATTTATATGATATGAAAAAAGCAGAATATATGCAATCACATTTGTCAGAAGAATTTGAAGTTTTTATAACAGGTATTACAAAATTTGGATTCTTTGTTGAAATACCAGAAAAGATGATAAATGGTTTGGTGCATGTTTCTGAATTAAAAGATGATTATTACAACTATCGTGAAAAAGATAATATGCTTATAGGAGAAAAAACGAAAAGAATTTTAAAGGTTGGAGACAAACTTAAGGTTAAAGCTGTTAAGGTTAATAAATTAAAAGCTGAAATAGACTTTATTCCAATTTTAGAAAAAAAATTAAATAAACCAAAAAAGAATAGAAAAAATAAAAAAAGCAAAAAAAGAAGATAA
- the dnaB gene encoding replicative DNA helicase, translating to MKTLDLIPPNSLEAEESVIGSVFLDSEVLNDILEEIRWEDFYYEPNKMIFKIFETLFEKGDPVDVVTVIEKLRVLNLLEKVGGEEGIIRLAQAVPTTANVIYYSRIVKEKALLRNLVKASSEIVEAVRTIGDAQEILEYAEKRIFSIAEARATRTYDSIPNIIHGVIDQIVETKEKAEKGGIGLVTGISTGFNTLDRLTSGLHPSDLIIIAARPSMGKSSFAMNLATNVALKSDKAVAIFSLEMSKEQLTNRILCSDAGVDLQKVRTGQISDEEWKKITHSAGKLMKSKLIFDDEPGLDSRTLRAKARRMKREYGIDVLIIDYLQLMSGGKRSSESRQQEISEISRSLKLIARELNITVIALSQLSRAVEQREDKRPRLSDLRESGAIEQDADIVMFLYREAYYKRKKEGDQGKLILNQIHDSELIIGKQRNGPIGTVILKFNPVIATFMDIDWKHEE from the coding sequence ATGAAAACATTGGATCTTATTCCACCAAATAGTCTTGAAGCAGAAGAATCAGTAATAGGTAGTGTTTTTTTAGATAGTGAAGTTTTAAATGATATATTAGAAGAAATAAGGTGGGAAGATTTTTATTATGAACCAAATAAAATGATATTTAAAATATTTGAAACTCTTTTTGAAAAAGGTGATCCAGTTGATGTTGTAACTGTAATAGAAAAATTGAGAGTTTTAAATTTATTAGAAAAAGTTGGTGGAGAAGAAGGTATAATAAGGTTAGCACAAGCTGTTCCAACAACAGCAAATGTTATTTATTATTCTAGAATTGTAAAAGAAAAAGCACTTTTAAGAAATTTAGTAAAAGCATCATCTGAAATAGTTGAAGCTGTTAGAACAATTGGTGATGCTCAAGAAATACTCGAATATGCAGAAAAAAGAATTTTTTCAATAGCAGAAGCAAGAGCAACTAGAACATATGATTCAATACCTAATATAATTCATGGAGTTATAGATCAAATAGTAGAAACTAAAGAAAAAGCAGAAAAAGGTGGTATAGGATTAGTAACAGGAATTTCAACGGGATTCAATACTTTAGATAGATTAACATCTGGATTACATCCTTCTGATTTAATAATAATAGCAGCAAGACCATCAATGGGTAAATCTTCTTTTGCTATGAATTTAGCAACTAATGTGGCTTTAAAAAGCGATAAAGCTGTAGCTATATTTAGTCTTGAAATGTCTAAAGAACAATTAACAAATAGAATACTTTGTTCAGATGCAGGAGTAGATTTACAAAAGGTTAGAACTGGTCAAATTTCTGACGAAGAATGGAAAAAGATAACTCATTCAGCTGGTAAATTAATGAAATCAAAATTAATATTTGATGATGAACCTGGTTTGGATTCCCGTACATTAAGAGCAAAAGCAAGAAGAATGAAAAGAGAATATGGAATAGATGTTTTAATAATAGATTATTTACAATTGATGAGTGGAGGAAAGAGAAGCTCAGAAAGTAGGCAACAAGAAATTTCTGAAATTTCAAGATCTTTAAAATTAATTGCTAGAGAATTGAATATTACAGTAATAGCGTTATCTCAACTCTCAAGAGCTGTTGAACAAAGAGAAGATAAGAGACCTAGATTATCAGATTTAAGAGAATCTGGAGCAATTGAACAAGATGCTGATATTGTAATGTTCTTATATAGAGAAGCATACTATAAAAGAAAAAAAGAAGGAGATCAAGGAAAACTAATATTAAATCAAATACATGATTCAGAGTTAATAATAGGAAAACAAAGGAATGGTCCTATTGGAACAGTTATTTTGAAGTTTAATCCAGTTATTGCTACTTTCATGGATATTGATTGGAAGCATGAGGAGTGA
- the rplI gene encoding 50S ribosomal protein L9 — MKVLLKKDVAKIGKKGEIINVSDGYGRNFLIPKGYAVIAGEGELKHFNTLKKNEEKKKKNIKIKNEKLVETIEKNTYVIKVNSGENGKLFGAVTAADVAKRIEEISKVKFDKKWFDEKINIKEIGKFKFKIKLSQGVRGFVVVDIVPIDKK, encoded by the coding sequence ATGAAGGTTTTACTAAAAAAAGATGTAGCTAAAATTGGTAAAAAAGGCGAAATAATAAATGTGTCTGATGGATATGGGCGAAACTTTCTTATACCAAAAGGATATGCAGTTATAGCTGGAGAAGGAGAGTTAAAACATTTTAATACATTAAAAAAAAATGAAGAAAAAAAGAAAAAAAATATAAAAATAAAAAATGAAAAATTAGTAGAAACAATAGAAAAAAATACTTATGTAATAAAGGTAAATAGTGGAGAAAATGGAAAATTGTTTGGTGCAGTTACAGCTGCAGATGTAGCTAAAAGAATAGAAGAAATATCAAAAGTAAAATTTGATAAAAAATGGTTTGATGAAAAAATAAATATAAAAGAAATCGGAAAATTTAAATTTAAAATAAAATTATCTCAAGGTGTAAGGGGATTTGTTGTTGTTGATATTGTTCCGATAGATAAAAAGTAG
- a CDS encoding glycerophosphodiester phosphodiesterase family protein, protein MSDNYPIIVLGHRGFRKLYPENTLIAYQKAIEFGADGVELDVRLSKDGSCVIMHDDNLERITGIEGKLKDIEYKEIRKIKLPMNQHIPTLEMVYSKLPEDTLINVEIKEVEASYTAYQIVKSFNAIERTLFSSFEKDAIIKIRELDDKAYVSYLIEEKEKLDEVFDLHAKINLYSVNLPAAGIKLVGLDNYKLYVSKLKEYDIKTILWNFDEISDVKKLKGYYDAIITDNVEDIVNELENNY, encoded by the coding sequence ATGAGTGACAATTATCCAATTATTGTTTTAGGGCACAGGGGATTTAGAAAACTTTATCCTGAAAACACATTAATAGCATATCAAAAAGCTATTGAATTTGGAGCAGATGGTGTAGAGCTTGATGTAAGACTCTCTAAAGATGGAAGCTGTGTTATAATGCATGATGATAATTTAGAACGAATTACTGGTATAGAAGGAAAATTAAAAGATATTGAATATAAAGAAATAAGGAAAATAAAGCTTCCTATGAATCAACATATTCCAACATTAGAGATGGTTTATTCTAAATTACCAGAAGATACATTAATAAATGTTGAAATAAAAGAAGTAGAAGCTTCTTATACTGCATATCAAATTGTTAAGAGTTTTAATGCAATTGAAAGAACACTTTTTTCATCATTTGAAAAAGATGCAATTATAAAGATAAGAGAATTAGATGATAAAGCTTATGTATCCTACTTAATAGAAGAAAAAGAAAAATTAGATGAAGTTTTTGATTTGCATGCTAAAATTAATTTATATTCAGTTAATTTACCGGCTGCAGGAATAAAATTAGTTGGTCTTGATAATTATAAATTATATGTTTCAAAGTTAAAAGAATATGATATAAAAACAATTTTATGGAATTTTGATGAGATTTCTGATGTAAAAAAGTTAAAAGGATATTATGATGCCATTATAACAGATAATGTAGAAGATATAGTTAATGAATTAGAAAACAATTACTAA
- a CDS encoding NfeD family protein has product MEQWGMWIILAIIFAVAELLTPSFFFLWFAIGSSISAITSIFVESITINIILFLITSFLLWISTRKIVKKLYKSGDKRNLYQEELNGKKGSVILVNKDEEYILVKVEGEEWKAHCDEINKMKIGDKVEVIKRESNILKVKKEEM; this is encoded by the coding sequence ATGGAACAATGGGGAATGTGGATAATACTTGCTATTATTTTTGCAGTAGCTGAACTTTTAACTCCTTCGTTTTTCTTTTTATGGTTTGCTATTGGTTCAAGTATATCTGCAATAACTTCTATTTTTGTAGAATCTATTACAATAAACATAATACTATTTTTAATTACCTCATTTTTGCTATGGATTTCCACGAGAAAGATAGTAAAAAAACTTTATAAAAGTGGAGACAAAAGAAATTTATATCAGGAAGAATTAAATGGTAAAAAAGGAAGTGTAATATTAGTAAATAAAGATGAAGAATATATTTTAGTAAAAGTTGAAGGAGAAGAATGGAAAGCACATTGTGATGAAATAAATAAAATGAAAATTGGTGATAAAGTTGAAGTAATAAAAAGGGAAAGTAATATATTAAAGGTGAAAAAGGAGGAGATGTAA
- a CDS encoding MBL fold metallo-hydrolase has translation MEFIIKSKALYSTWVFYKPNRVLFDCGEGISTILGNKIYGIENIFLTHSHIDHIAGLWGFVNTRNNAMGSREKDLNIYYPKGSRQIKEYLSFILKMNSRLRYTLNIQELEITDEVKISENRIMKPFKTRHSPGEISYGYRILEKRKKLKNEYRNFSQEDIIRIKKEKKIFEEYYGNILTISGDTQPISPEYAKNADILLHECTFMIDADRKIRNHTTLTELKKLIEEAKPKKLIVYHVSGRYNRMIKKVEKQLILDYPDIDVKVINTEKTYEF, from the coding sequence TTGGAATTTATAATAAAATCAAAAGCCTTATATTCCACATGGGTTTTTTATAAACCAAATAGAGTTTTATTTGATTGTGGAGAGGGAATTAGTACCATTCTTGGTAATAAAATATATGGAATAGAAAATATATTCTTAACTCATTCTCATATAGACCATATAGCAGGACTTTGGGGATTTGTTAATACAAGAAATAATGCAATGGGAAGTAGAGAAAAAGATTTAAATATTTATTATCCAAAAGGATCAAGACAAATAAAAGAATATTTGAGTTTTATATTGAAAATGAATTCAAGACTAAGATATACCCTTAATATTCAAGAATTAGAAATAACTGATGAAGTAAAAATTTCTGAAAATAGAATAATGAAACCTTTTAAAACAAGACATTCACCAGGAGAAATTTCTTATGGATATAGAATACTTGAAAAGAGAAAAAAATTAAAAAACGAATATAGAAATTTTTCTCAAGAAGATATTATAAGAATAAAAAAAGAAAAAAAAATTTTTGAGGAGTATTATGGAAATATACTTACAATAAGTGGAGATACACAACCAATTTCTCCAGAATATGCTAAAAATGCAGATATTTTATTGCATGAATGTACATTTATGATAGATGCAGATAGAAAAATTAGAAATCATACAACTTTGACAGAATTAAAAAAATTAATAGAAGAAGCAAAGCCTAAAAAGTTAATCGTTTACCATGTTTCAGGGCGTTATAATAGAATGATAAAAAAAGTAGAAAAACAATTAATTTTAGACTATCCAGATATAGATGTAAAAGTAATAAATACAGAGAAAACATATGAGTTCTAA
- a CDS encoding alanine/ornithine racemase family PLP-dependent enzyme: protein MYPKMYIYKNRIKENAIALKNICSKKNIKISGVTKVLCGNPEVAEALKEAGIDFIGDSRISNIKKMKNFGINTEFMLLRIPMISEIEELIKYVDITLISELETLKKISEQSIKYNKIQKVIYMVDVGDLREGVWYESAINEIEEALTIKNIKVIGIGTNLGCFGGVIPTKENMNLLVSIKNKIEEKNNIKFELISGGNTAALPLIENNELPNEINNFRLGESIICGTDVTNNKKVLGARQDTVILEAEIIELKEKPSIPVGKIGFDAFGRVPHFEDKGIRTKAILAIGEQDISPSGLYPLDEDIEVLHSSSDHTIVDLTNSKNNYKIGDTIKFKMSYGCMLKASTSQYVEKIVIK, encoded by the coding sequence ATGTATCCTAAAATGTATATATATAAAAATAGAATAAAAGAAAATGCAATTGCTCTTAAGAATATATGTAGTAAAAAAAATATAAAAATATCTGGAGTAACAAAAGTTTTATGTGGAAATCCAGAAGTGGCTGAAGCTTTGAAAGAGGCTGGTATAGATTTTATAGGCGATTCAAGAATAAGTAATATAAAAAAAATGAAGAATTTTGGTATTAATACAGAATTTATGCTTTTGAGAATACCTATGATTAGTGAAATTGAAGAATTAATAAAATATGTAGATATTACCTTAATTAGTGAATTAGAAACATTAAAAAAAATATCAGAACAATCAATTAAATATAATAAAATCCAAAAAGTTATTTATATGGTAGATGTTGGGGATTTAAGAGAAGGTGTTTGGTATGAAAGTGCTATTAATGAAATTGAAGAAGCTTTAACTATAAAAAATATTAAAGTAATAGGAATAGGAACTAATCTTGGTTGTTTTGGCGGAGTTATTCCTACAAAAGAAAATATGAATTTATTAGTTTCTATTAAAAATAAAATAGAAGAAAAAAACAATATAAAGTTTGAGCTTATAAGCGGAGGTAATACAGCGGCACTTCCTTTAATTGAAAATAATGAATTACCTAATGAAATTAATAATTTTAGATTGGGGGAATCAATAATTTGTGGAACAGATGTTACTAATAATAAAAAAGTTTTAGGTGCAAGGCAAGATACAGTTATTTTAGAAGCTGAAATAATTGAATTAAAAGAAAAACCTTCTATACCTGTTGGTAAGATAGGTTTTGATGCTTTTGGTAGAGTTCCTCATTTTGAAGATAAGGGTATAAGAACAAAAGCAATACTTGCAATTGGAGAACAAGATATTTCTCCAAGTGGATTATATCCTTTAGATGAAGATATTGAAGTATTGCATTCTAGTAGTGATCACACAATAGTAGATTTAACAAATTCAAAAAATAATTATAAAATTGGTGATACTATTAAGTTTAAAATGAGCTATGGATGCATGTTAAAAGCATCAACAAGCCAATATGTTGAAAAAATTGTAATTAAATAA